The proteins below are encoded in one region of Sphingobacterium sp. R2:
- a CDS encoding DUF695 domain-containing protein — MGFLNNIFGRKENKKDDVQGFWNWFIKNEQIFFQIVKSGEQIDQNFFSKLSPKIDALRKELYFLTGMYDDETAELVVTPDGVIKNIAFVEQLIASAPSLPRWKFTALKPAIADMEKFKIKMYGFSFDIKDMFFYPIQHKYQPDEVDIVIVHPDYTEENKANIAHGIEIFLDNYIGELNSIIAIDNLNVTSTDLAAEELIPLIKLKDYLIWREKEFVEKYTDLRHNTADDTYIAFEGILENDLPILAIINTTLLDWDGKVSHPWIVTLKISYDGTATNGMPDQETYDLMDRFERELMNNLAADIGFLHIGRETADNLREIYLACKEFRKTSMTIDELIEQYMEKLQIDYSIYKDKYWKSFERFYTQIE, encoded by the coding sequence ATGGGATTTTTGAATAATATTTTTGGTAGAAAAGAAAACAAAAAGGACGATGTGCAAGGTTTTTGGAACTGGTTTATAAAAAACGAACAGATATTTTTTCAAATTGTTAAAAGTGGAGAACAAATTGATCAGAATTTTTTCAGCAAGCTTTCACCGAAGATCGATGCGCTTCGCAAGGAACTGTATTTTTTGACTGGTATGTATGATGATGAAACAGCTGAACTTGTAGTCACTCCCGATGGGGTCATTAAAAATATTGCTTTCGTAGAACAGCTGATTGCTTCTGCTCCATCACTACCACGCTGGAAATTTACGGCACTAAAACCAGCTATTGCGGATATGGAAAAATTCAAAATCAAGATGTATGGATTCTCCTTTGACATCAAGGATATGTTTTTTTACCCTATTCAGCATAAATACCAGCCGGATGAAGTCGATATCGTTATCGTTCACCCCGATTATACGGAAGAAAACAAAGCTAATATTGCCCATGGAATAGAAATATTCCTTGATAATTACATTGGTGAACTCAATTCAATTATAGCTATAGACAATTTAAATGTGACCTCAACAGATCTCGCAGCTGAAGAGTTGATTCCGCTGATCAAATTAAAAGATTATTTGATCTGGCGAGAAAAAGAATTTGTGGAAAAGTACACTGATCTAAGACACAATACCGCCGATGACACCTATATTGCCTTTGAAGGTATATTAGAAAACGACCTACCTATCTTGGCTATTATTAACACAACGCTATTAGACTGGGATGGAAAAGTCTCCCACCCTTGGATCGTTACCCTCAAAATCAGCTATGATGGAACGGCAACCAATGGAATGCCAGATCAGGAAACTTATGATTTAATGGATAGGTTTGAGCGGGAATTAATGAACAACCTTGCTGCTGATATTGGCTTTCTTCATATTGGTCGGGAAACCGCTGATAATCTAAGGGAAATATACCTGGCCTGCAAAGAATTCCGAAAAACCTCCATGACCATTGATGAGTTAATCGAGCAGTATATGGAAAA